Proteins found in one Acidobacteriota bacterium genomic segment:
- the murJ gene encoding murein biosynthesis integral membrane protein MurJ, which produces MSSQRLAKSAGIISAATLSSRMLGLVRDVVQGYFFATSAPADAFAVATRIPGLLRDLFAEGAMSAAFVPTIARYLQTGGKPAAWRLGSNVINGLLVVTGLLTVAGMVFTEPLVRFYASEYQATPGKFELTVALARLTMPFLLLIAVAAAMMGMLNALRKFFVPAMSPAVFNVAFILATVTLVPLFGRIGIEPVMALAVGMMAGGVAQIAAQWPLLRREGYRHAWTLDPRDPGLREVLMLMGPGAIGVAAAQINLLVNTWLATRVEGAASALQYAFRMMYMPTGIFGVAIATAAIPDLARHAASEAYADMRGTLSSGLRLMLVLSVPATVGLMVLSTPIVELIYQWGAFGPQDTAKVASSLLFYAPGIIGYSIVKLASPSFYSMRDARTPVIVALATIGINLLLNLSLYSVMSFQGLALGTAIAANLNAASLLYLLSRRLDGIDARRVGVSFAKIALASALMGLVTYFVEGWLHARFASPTLVARGIRVGGAIATGIGTLAAAAWILHIDEFRQAVARVRAKAGL; this is translated from the coding sequence GTGAGCTCTCAGCGGCTGGCCAAGTCGGCCGGGATCATCAGCGCCGCGACGTTGTCCAGCCGGATGCTGGGCCTCGTTCGCGACGTGGTCCAAGGGTATTTCTTCGCGACGTCGGCGCCGGCGGATGCCTTTGCCGTCGCGACGCGGATTCCCGGGCTGCTGCGGGATCTGTTCGCGGAGGGCGCCATGAGCGCGGCCTTCGTGCCGACGATCGCGCGGTACCTGCAGACCGGCGGCAAACCCGCGGCGTGGCGGCTCGGCTCCAACGTCATCAACGGCCTGCTCGTCGTCACCGGCCTGCTGACGGTGGCCGGGATGGTGTTCACCGAGCCGCTCGTCCGGTTCTACGCGAGCGAGTACCAGGCCACGCCGGGCAAGTTCGAGCTCACCGTCGCGCTCGCCCGCCTGACGATGCCGTTTCTGCTGCTCATCGCGGTGGCGGCCGCAATGATGGGCATGCTGAATGCCCTGCGGAAGTTCTTCGTGCCGGCCATGTCGCCGGCCGTCTTCAACGTCGCGTTCATCCTCGCGACGGTCACGCTCGTGCCGCTCTTCGGCCGCATCGGCATCGAACCCGTGATGGCGCTCGCCGTCGGCATGATGGCGGGCGGCGTGGCGCAGATCGCCGCCCAGTGGCCGCTGCTGCGGCGGGAAGGCTACCGCCACGCCTGGACGCTCGATCCGCGCGACCCCGGCCTGCGCGAGGTGCTGATGCTGATGGGGCCGGGTGCCATCGGCGTCGCCGCCGCCCAGATCAACCTGCTCGTGAACACGTGGCTGGCCACGCGGGTCGAGGGCGCGGCGTCGGCGCTCCAGTACGCGTTCCGGATGATGTACATGCCGACGGGCATCTTCGGCGTCGCCATCGCGACGGCCGCGATCCCCGACCTCGCCCGCCACGCGGCCAGCGAGGCCTACGCCGACATGCGCGGGACGCTCTCGAGCGGGCTCCGTCTGATGCTGGTGCTGAGCGTCCCGGCGACCGTCGGGCTCATGGTGCTCTCGACGCCGATCGTCGAGCTGATCTACCAGTGGGGGGCGTTCGGCCCGCAGGACACGGCCAAGGTGGCGAGCTCCCTGCTCTTCTACGCCCCGGGCATCATCGGCTACTCGATCGTGAAGCTGGCCTCGCCGAGCTTCTACTCGATGCGCGACGCGCGCACGCCGGTAATCGTCGCGCTCGCCACGATCGGGATCAACCTCCTGCTGAACCTCTCGCTCTACTCGGTGATGAGCTTCCAGGGGCTCGCGCTCGGCACGGCGATCGCGGCCAACCTGAACGCGGCATCGCTGCTCTACCTGCTGTCGCGCCGGCTCGACGGGATCGACGCGCGGCGCGTCGGCGTCTCGTTCGCGAAGATCGCGCTCGCTTCGGCGCTGATGGGCCTCGTCACCTACTTCGTCGAAGGCTGGCTGCACGCACGGTTCGCCTCGCCGACGCTCGTGGCGCGCGGCATCAGGGTCGGCGGCGCCATCGCGACGGGCATCGGCACGCTCGCGGCCGCCGCCTGGATCCTGCACATCGACGAGTTCCGTCAGGCCGTCGCCCGCGTTCGCGCGAAGGCCGGCCTGTAG
- a CDS encoding rhomboid family intramembrane serine protease produces the protein MPRYAPSGAAVQFGPGPITPAVRVLIIANVVVFLLTFVAPGPTVGFLGLTPEDVLGAGRVWQLATYLFVHSPYALSHILFNMLALWMFGVELERRWGTPAFTKYYFLTGVGAGVCTLLVSLLPFGWAARTYATTTIGASGAIYGLLMAWAMLFPHRQILFMFVFPLRARIFVLIIGALAFFSAIGASGSGVANLAHLGGLLVGWFYLQGPDELRAQLRYRVTRWRMERMRRRFNIHKGGRGRWEH, from the coding sequence ATGCCACGTTATGCCCCGTCCGGCGCGGCCGTCCAGTTCGGTCCCGGCCCGATCACGCCCGCCGTCAGGGTCCTGATCATCGCGAACGTCGTCGTCTTCCTGCTCACGTTCGTCGCGCCCGGACCGACCGTCGGGTTCCTGGGGCTCACGCCTGAAGACGTGCTCGGGGCGGGCCGCGTGTGGCAGCTCGCGACGTACCTGTTCGTCCACTCGCCCTACGCGCTCTCGCACATCCTCTTCAACATGCTCGCGCTCTGGATGTTCGGCGTCGAGCTGGAACGCCGCTGGGGCACGCCCGCGTTCACCAAGTACTACTTCCTCACCGGCGTGGGCGCGGGCGTGTGCACGCTGCTCGTCTCGCTCTTGCCGTTCGGCTGGGCGGCGCGGACGTACGCGACGACGACGATCGGCGCATCGGGGGCGATCTACGGTCTGCTCATGGCCTGGGCGATGCTGTTCCCGCACCGGCAGATCCTGTTCATGTTCGTCTTCCCGCTGCGGGCCCGAATCTTCGTCCTCATCATCGGCGCGCTCGCCTTCTTCTCCGCGATCGGCGCGAGCGGCAGCGGCGTCGCCAACCTGGCCCACCTCGGCGGGCTCCTCGTGGGATGGTTCTATCTCCAGGGTCCCGACGAGCTGCGCGCGCAACTGCGGTACCGCGTCACGCGGTGGCGGATGGAACGGATGCGGCGCCGGTTCAACATCCACAAGGGCGGGCGGGGACGCTGGGAGCATTAG
- a CDS encoding M48 family metallopeptidase — protein MNILEQQAANRRRTWAVMALFVGVLGLAGAGVDTFVVGNGGPFVPVATLAAIGIGGAQAWWSLQHGDRSVLASSTAVPLADRLSASADDDERLRYRQLDNVVEEMAIAAGLPKPAAFVIPDADPNAFATGRDAAHASIAVTDGLLRALSREELQGVVSHEMAHIRNLDIRLMTVVAALVGAVALLADWSARGMRFGGVRRPSGRNRDGHGAGALFFAVWIVAIVLAPVVGRLLALAVSRRREYLADATGAELTRNPLALASALQKIDGAAAPTPSVKRGTAHLCIADPLGRPIDDRESGWAELWATHPPMAKRIAALRAMGYDGRSGVVGARGETSASRQRL, from the coding sequence ATGAACATCCTCGAGCAGCAGGCGGCGAACCGCCGCCGCACCTGGGCGGTCATGGCGCTCTTCGTCGGCGTCCTCGGCCTCGCCGGTGCGGGCGTCGACACGTTCGTCGTCGGCAACGGCGGGCCGTTCGTTCCGGTGGCGACGCTCGCGGCCATCGGCATCGGCGGCGCCCAGGCCTGGTGGAGCCTGCAGCACGGCGATCGATCCGTGCTCGCGTCGTCGACCGCCGTCCCGCTCGCCGATCGGCTGTCGGCGTCGGCCGACGATGACGAGCGGCTGAGGTACCGGCAGCTCGACAACGTCGTCGAGGAGATGGCGATCGCCGCGGGGCTGCCGAAGCCCGCGGCGTTCGTCATTCCGGACGCCGACCCCAACGCGTTCGCCACCGGACGCGATGCCGCGCACGCCTCGATCGCGGTGACCGACGGGCTGCTCCGCGCGCTCTCGCGCGAGGAGCTGCAAGGCGTGGTGTCGCACGAGATGGCGCACATCCGCAACCTGGACATCCGGCTCATGACCGTCGTCGCCGCGCTCGTCGGAGCGGTCGCGCTCCTGGCGGACTGGTCGGCGCGCGGGATGCGGTTCGGCGGCGTCAGGCGTCCGTCAGGACGAAACCGCGACGGCCACGGCGCGGGCGCTCTTTTCTTCGCCGTCTGGATCGTCGCGATCGTGCTGGCGCCGGTGGTCGGGCGGCTCCTCGCGCTCGCCGTCTCGCGCCGCCGCGAGTACTTGGCGGACGCGACCGGCGCCGAGCTGACCCGCAACCCGCTGGCCTTGGCCTCCGCGCTCCAGAAGATCGACGGCGCCGCGGCGCCGACGCCATCGGTCAAGCGCGGCACGGCTCACCTGTGCATCGCCGATCCGCTCGGACGGCCGATCGACGATCGCGAAAGCGGCTGGGCGGAGCTGTGGGCGACGCACCCGCCGATGGCGAAGCGGATCGCCGCGCTGCGAGCGATGGGGTACGACGGGCGCAGCGGCGTCGTGGGCGCTCGGGGCGAGACGTCTGCCTCGCGGCAGCGCCTGTAA
- a CDS encoding LemA family protein, with product MVLLVLFGILVVAALWVVAAYNRLIGLRNQKDNGWKQIDVQLKRRHDLIPNLVNTVRGAMEFERDTLTMVMEARAKAMAAVSPADASRKEGELTQALGRLFALAESYPQLRASENVKMLQEELAGTENKIGFARQFYNDIATRYNIVRESFPTNVIANAFAFRAAELFEITDAAERSVPQVDLSMKKS from the coding sequence GTGGTCCTTCTCGTGCTTTTCGGCATCCTCGTCGTCGCCGCGCTGTGGGTGGTGGCGGCCTACAACCGTCTGATCGGGCTCAGGAATCAGAAGGACAACGGCTGGAAGCAGATCGACGTGCAGTTGAAGCGGCGCCACGATCTGATCCCGAACCTCGTCAACACCGTCCGCGGCGCCATGGAGTTCGAGCGCGACACCCTGACGATGGTGATGGAGGCGCGCGCCAAGGCGATGGCGGCCGTGAGCCCGGCCGACGCGAGCCGGAAAGAGGGTGAGCTGACGCAGGCGCTCGGCCGGCTGTTCGCCCTCGCGGAGAGCTACCCGCAGCTTCGCGCCAGCGAGAACGTGAAGATGCTGCAGGAAGAGCTGGCCGGCACGGAGAACAAGATCGGGTTCGCGCGCCAGTTCTACAACGACATCGCCACGCGCTACAACATCGTCCGCGAGTCGTTCCCCACGAACGTCATCGCCAACGCGTTCGCATTCCGGGCCGCGGAGCTGTTCGAGATCACCGACGCGGCCGAACGCAGCGTGCCGCAGGTCGACCTGTCGATGAAGAAGAGCTGA
- a CDS encoding cupin domain-containing protein, whose amino-acid sequence MVARKVVSGRDAALAQAYYKKGAIVPVHAHDADVIVYVLQGALRVAVEGEDVTAREGDVLVIPAAASHQAESLDDTFVLTVTRPRD is encoded by the coding sequence ATGGTGGCACGCAAGGTCGTGTCCGGGCGCGACGCGGCGCTCGCGCAGGCGTACTACAAGAAGGGCGCGATCGTGCCGGTGCACGCGCACGACGCGGACGTGATCGTGTACGTGCTGCAGGGCGCGCTGCGCGTGGCCGTGGAGGGCGAGGACGTGACGGCGCGCGAAGGCGACGTGCTCGTGATCCCCGCCGCCGCCAGCCACCAGGCCGAGAGCCTCGACGACACGTTCGTGCTCACGGTGACGCGGCCCCGCGACTGA
- a CDS encoding dehydrogenase E1 component subunit alpha/beta, with protein MKTSTISTARVDPRPPKPTAPAGTRPFDSFTRNDLIWIYRTMLLSRRIDDKEIQLKNQSLIYFQISGAGHEAILVAAGLVLRPGHDWFYPYYRDRALCLTLGMTPLEMFLAAVGSRDDKTSGGRQMPSHWGDRARHIVSQSSATGTQCVQAIGCAEAAHLYEHIPDIADRETKFRRDEITYVSVGDGATSEGEFWEALGGACLRRLPVIFLVEDNGYAISVPVEAQTPGGSISHLVESFPHLKVVRCDGTDVADSFRAMGDAAAWCRERRGPALVHATVIRPYSHSHSDDERAYKTAAERAEEARRDPLAKFAAYLRSRDVLTDADLAAIASDVDREVAEAADAAIQAPKPTPDTVTRYVYSPDVDPTSPAFESVARPEGHPDTMVAAINRTLMDEMAANPAIVVFGEDVADATRHDALEEVQGKGGVFKVTLGLQRAHGPVRVFNSQLAEAAIVGRACGMGTRGLKPIVEIQFFDYIWPAMMQLRDEISMLRYRSNNMFSCPMVVRAAIGGYLRGGSVYHSQSGESIFAHCPGLRVVYPSTAEDAAGLLRTAIRSDDPVLFLEHKHLYRQTYNKSPYPGSNYMIPFGKSVVRRAGTDVVVVTWGAVVQRALVAAQQAEKHGVSVMVIDARTIAPFDWQGIGAAVRRTNRIVVAHEDQLTCGFGAEIAARVADEHFEHLDAPVRRVAALDTPVAYHPDLEEAILPGADDILAAVLETARY; from the coding sequence ATGAAGACCAGTACGATCTCGACCGCCCGAGTCGATCCTCGGCCCCCGAAGCCCACCGCGCCCGCGGGTACGCGACCCTTCGACAGCTTCACGCGGAACGATCTGATCTGGATCTACCGGACGATGCTCTTGTCGCGGCGCATCGACGACAAGGAAATCCAGCTCAAGAACCAGAGCCTCATCTACTTCCAGATCAGCGGCGCCGGCCACGAAGCGATCCTCGTCGCGGCCGGCCTCGTCCTGCGGCCGGGCCACGACTGGTTCTATCCGTACTATCGGGACCGCGCGCTCTGCCTCACGCTCGGCATGACGCCGCTCGAGATGTTCCTCGCGGCGGTCGGCTCGCGCGACGACAAGACGAGCGGCGGCCGGCAGATGCCGTCGCACTGGGGCGACCGCGCGCGGCACATCGTGTCGCAGTCGAGCGCCACCGGCACGCAGTGCGTGCAGGCCATCGGCTGCGCGGAGGCCGCGCACCTCTACGAGCACATCCCCGATATCGCCGACCGCGAGACGAAGTTCCGGCGCGACGAGATCACCTACGTCTCGGTCGGCGACGGCGCGACGAGCGAAGGCGAGTTCTGGGAGGCGCTCGGCGGCGCGTGCCTCCGCCGGCTGCCGGTGATCTTCCTCGTCGAGGACAACGGCTACGCGATCTCCGTGCCCGTCGAAGCGCAGACGCCGGGCGGCAGCATCTCGCACCTCGTCGAGAGCTTCCCGCACCTGAAGGTCGTCCGCTGCGACGGCACCGACGTGGCCGACAGCTTTCGCGCGATGGGCGACGCCGCCGCCTGGTGCCGCGAGCGCCGGGGCCCGGCGCTCGTGCACGCCACCGTCATCCGCCCCTACTCGCACTCGCACTCCGACGACGAGCGGGCGTACAAGACGGCTGCCGAACGTGCCGAGGAAGCCCGGCGCGACCCGCTCGCGAAGTTCGCGGCGTACCTGAGAAGCCGGGACGTCCTGACCGACGCGGATCTCGCCGCGATCGCGAGCGACGTGGACCGCGAGGTCGCCGAGGCGGCCGACGCGGCCATCCAGGCGCCGAAGCCCACGCCCGATACGGTCACCCGCTACGTGTACTCGCCCGACGTGGACCCGACGTCGCCGGCGTTCGAGTCGGTCGCCCGGCCCGAAGGCCATCCCGACACGATGGTCGCCGCCATCAACCGCACGCTCATGGACGAGATGGCCGCCAACCCGGCGATCGTCGTCTTCGGCGAGGACGTCGCCGACGCGACGCGGCACGATGCGCTCGAGGAAGTGCAGGGCAAGGGCGGCGTCTTCAAGGTCACGCTCGGGCTCCAGCGGGCCCACGGCCCGGTGCGCGTGTTCAATTCCCAGCTCGCCGAGGCGGCCATCGTCGGCCGCGCCTGCGGCATGGGCACGCGCGGGCTCAAGCCCATCGTCGAGATCCAGTTCTTCGACTACATCTGGCCGGCGATGATGCAGCTTCGCGACGAGATCTCGATGCTGCGCTACCGATCGAACAACATGTTCTCGTGCCCGATGGTGGTGCGCGCCGCAATCGGCGGCTACCTCCGGGGAGGCTCGGTGTACCACAGCCAGTCGGGCGAGAGCATCTTCGCGCACTGCCCGGGCCTGCGCGTCGTCTATCCGTCGACGGCCGAGGATGCGGCGGGGCTGCTGCGGACGGCGATCCGCAGCGACGACCCGGTGCTCTTCCTGGAGCACAAGCACCTCTATCGCCAGACCTACAACAAGAGCCCGTATCCGGGATCGAACTACATGATCCCCTTCGGCAAGTCGGTCGTCCGGCGCGCCGGCACGGACGTCGTGGTCGTCACCTGGGGCGCCGTGGTGCAGCGCGCGCTCGTGGCCGCCCAGCAGGCCGAGAAGCACGGCGTGAGCGTGATGGTGATCGACGCGCGAACCATCGCGCCGTTCGACTGGCAGGGGATCGGCGCGGCCGTCCGCCGCACGAACCGCATCGTCGTCGCCCACGAGGACCAGCTCACGTGCGGCTTCGGCGCGGAGATCGCCGCGCGTGTCGCGGACGAGCACTTCGAGCACCTGGACGCGCCGGTCCGGCGCGTCGCCGCGCTCGACACGCCGGTCGCCTATCACCCCGACCTCGAGGAAGCGATCCTGCCCGGCGCCGACGACATCCTCGCGGCCGTGCTCGAGACCGCACGATACTGA
- a CDS encoding Crp/Fnr family transcriptional regulator: MSPDDGAGRSRLFEGVADAERAAWLQASSVRDCARGEAVARQGEPADALFLVVSGMLKILQLTPEGAEVLVRFVGPGEPFGGVVAIDGASYPVTAVAVDRTRLRAWPTPTLRRLLAGTPQVRVNIMREMATHMTDAMTRVQELATARVGARIASALLRLVRQSGRPTSDGLLLPFPLTRQELAQLSGTTLYTVSRTLSRWQQQGVLRTTGRRLLISRAAALEALAHVDATDGEP; the protein is encoded by the coding sequence ATGTCGCCGGACGACGGGGCCGGCCGCTCCCGGCTGTTCGAGGGCGTGGCCGACGCGGAGCGCGCGGCCTGGCTGCAGGCGTCGAGCGTGAGGGACTGCGCGCGCGGCGAGGCCGTCGCCCGTCAAGGCGAGCCCGCCGACGCGCTGTTCCTCGTCGTCTCGGGCATGCTCAAGATCCTGCAGCTCACGCCGGAGGGCGCCGAGGTGCTCGTGCGCTTCGTCGGGCCGGGCGAGCCGTTCGGCGGGGTCGTCGCCATCGACGGCGCGTCGTATCCGGTGACGGCCGTGGCGGTCGATCGGACGCGGCTGCGCGCCTGGCCGACGCCGACGCTGCGGCGCCTGCTCGCCGGCACGCCGCAGGTTCGCGTCAACATCATGCGCGAGATGGCGACGCACATGACGGACGCGATGACTCGCGTCCAGGAGCTGGCCACCGCGCGCGTCGGCGCCCGCATCGCGAGCGCGCTGCTCCGGCTGGTGCGCCAGAGCGGCCGGCCGACCTCGGACGGGCTGCTGCTGCCGTTTCCGCTGACGCGCCAGGAGCTGGCACAGCTCAGCGGCACCACGCTCTACACGGTGAGCCGGACGCTCTCGCGCTGGCAGCAGCAGGGCGTGCTGCGAACGACCGGCCGCCGGCTGCTCATCTCGCGGGCGGCGGCCCTCGAAGCCCTGGCGCACGTGGACGCCACGGACGGAGAGCCCTGA
- a CDS encoding DUF542 domain-containing protein, protein MDITADTTLMELVNDAPATIPVLQRHAIHFCCGGRVAVREICENEQLDLDAFLDELRAAVAGFQERDDWHDAPIDALIVHILERYHAHHREDLPRLDGMLDKVVERHGDTMGETLGKLQTLFGFMADALSQHMRREEAVLFPAIAAAADRPEAAAAFPIREAIDAMEREHRRVEWAMEQIRVVTDRFTPPDGACATFRGLYHGLGEFDRLLDLHVHLEDDILFRRALGLTPAPRR, encoded by the coding sequence GTGGACATCACCGCCGACACCACCCTCATGGAGCTCGTCAACGACGCGCCCGCCACCATTCCCGTGCTGCAGCGCCACGCGATCCACTTCTGCTGCGGCGGGCGCGTGGCGGTGCGTGAGATCTGCGAGAACGAGCAGCTCGACCTCGATGCATTCCTGGACGAGCTGCGCGCCGCGGTGGCTGGATTCCAGGAACGCGACGACTGGCACGACGCGCCGATCGACGCGCTCATCGTCCACATCCTCGAGCGCTATCACGCGCACCATCGCGAGGACCTGCCGAGGCTCGACGGCATGCTCGACAAGGTCGTCGAGCGGCACGGCGACACGATGGGCGAGACGCTCGGCAAGCTGCAGACGCTCTTCGGGTTCATGGCCGATGCGCTGAGCCAGCACATGCGCCGCGAGGAGGCGGTGCTCTTCCCGGCGATCGCCGCGGCGGCCGATCGGCCTGAAGCGGCCGCGGCGTTTCCGATCAGGGAAGCGATCGACGCGATGGAGCGGGAGCATCGGCGCGTCGAATGGGCGATGGAGCAGATCCGGGTCGTCACCGATCGGTTCACGCCGCCGGACGGGGCCTGCGCCACGTTTCGCGGGCTCTATCACGGGCTCGGCGAGTTCGATCGGCTGCTGGACCTTCACGTCCACCTGGAGGACGACATCCTGTTCCGCCGCGCGCTCGGCCTCACGCCCGCGCCGCGCCGCTGA
- a CDS encoding cupin domain-containing protein, translating into MAAPSPTIPAAEALPLHDLVSPTAQGIASRVLAKTAGGNVTLFSFDAGQELSEHTAPFDALVLVLEGAMQLTIGGRPVAATPGTIVRMPANVPHALEALDATRMLLIMLREPKA; encoded by the coding sequence ATGGCCGCTCCGTCTCCCACGATTCCCGCCGCCGAGGCCCTGCCGCTCCACGATCTCGTGAGCCCGACCGCCCAGGGCATCGCGAGCCGCGTGCTCGCGAAGACCGCCGGCGGCAACGTCACGCTGTTCTCGTTCGATGCGGGGCAGGAGCTCAGCGAGCACACCGCGCCGTTCGACGCGCTGGTGCTCGTGCTCGAGGGCGCGATGCAGCTCACGATCGGCGGCCGCCCGGTGGCCGCCACTCCCGGCACGATCGTGCGGATGCCCGCCAACGTGCCTCACGCGCTGGAAGCGCTCGACGCCACGCGCATGCTCCTGATCATGCTCAGGGAGCCGAAGGCGTAG
- a CDS encoding class I SAM-dependent methyltransferase, with translation MICDPLAGSSWSRPETVSGFRASPPNETLMGFAAAELRRTPDGAAIDIGCGAARNAVPLAELGWQVLGLDWSRPMLEAAADRVAEHGVADRVRLALSPMDALEAPDASFDLIVAHGIWNLARSSGEFRRAVAEAARVARPSAGLFVFTFSRNTLPPDAPPVPGEPFVFTQFSGAPQCFLTREQLLDELGRAGFALDPGVPFAEHNLPRPGAMPTGRVPVIYEAAFRFTR, from the coding sequence ATGATTTGCGATCCTCTCGCCGGATCTTCGTGGAGCCGGCCCGAAACCGTCTCGGGCTTCCGCGCGTCGCCGCCGAACGAAACGCTGATGGGCTTCGCCGCGGCGGAGCTGCGGCGGACGCCTGACGGCGCCGCGATCGACATCGGTTGCGGCGCCGCGCGCAATGCCGTGCCGCTCGCCGAGCTGGGCTGGCAGGTACTCGGCCTGGACTGGTCGCGGCCGATGCTCGAGGCGGCCGCCGATCGCGTCGCCGAGCACGGCGTGGCGGATCGGGTGCGGCTCGCCCTGTCGCCGATGGACGCGCTCGAGGCGCCCGACGCATCGTTCGATCTGATCGTCGCGCACGGCATCTGGAACCTCGCCCGGTCGAGCGGCGAGTTCCGGCGTGCCGTGGCGGAAGCCGCACGCGTGGCGCGCCCGTCCGCCGGGCTGTTCGTGTTCACGTTCTCGCGCAACACGCTGCCGCCCGACGCGCCGCCGGTGCCGGGCGAGCCCTTCGTCTTCACCCAGTTCTCCGGCGCGCCGCAGTGCTTCCTCACGCGCGAGCAGTTGCTGGACGAGCTCGGCCGGGCCGGATTCGCGCTCGACCCCGGCGTGCCGTTCGCCGAGCACAACCTGCCACGGCCCGGTGCGATGCCGACCGGGCGCGTGCCGGTGATCTACGAAGCCGCCTTTCGCTTCACGCGCTGA
- a CDS encoding NAD+ synthase, which translates to MRLTIAQLNFTVGAFDANFERMRSAIARAEADGSDLVVFSELATTGYPPRDLLWHPRFVDANLDLLDRVARLSTGRLGILIGFVDRNTSAEGKPLRNAVALCQSGRVVARRYKSLLPTYDVFDEDRYFEPARDVSPVDAGPWKLGLTICEDVWNDRDVLPRRLYHRDPVRELVTGGADVLVNISASPFTLDKAGERRRLIERDAVEHGRFSFYVNQVGGNDDLVFDGRSIGFGPDGAELLRAAEFEEDIVTIDVPVGQPAAAATPVLRTVSASEPEAAYRALRLGLGDYARKCGFSGAIVGLSGGIDSAVTACLAAEALGPERVLGVAMPSRYSSDHSRRDAAELAAALGIEFMEVPIDPIFQAYLNVLAPVLPGGCTGPTEENLQARVRGAVLMAFSNQRGWLLLSTGNKSELAVGYCTLYGDMAGGLAVISDVPKLLVYRLADHINRRGAVIPQSTITKPPSAELRPDQKDTDSLPPYDVLDPIIAAYVEQHLDAEAIVRRGFDRAVVTDVIRRIDGSEYKRRQAAPGIKISSKAFGTGRRYPIAANYRY; encoded by the coding sequence ATGCGGCTGACGATCGCGCAGTTGAACTTCACGGTCGGGGCGTTCGACGCGAACTTCGAGCGCATGCGGTCGGCCATCGCGCGCGCCGAGGCCGATGGGTCGGATCTCGTCGTGTTCTCCGAGCTGGCCACCACCGGCTACCCGCCGCGCGACCTGCTGTGGCACCCACGGTTCGTCGACGCCAACCTGGACCTGCTCGACCGCGTGGCGCGCCTGTCGACGGGCCGGCTCGGCATCCTGATCGGGTTCGTCGATCGCAACACGTCCGCGGAAGGCAAGCCGCTGAGGAACGCGGTGGCCCTCTGCCAGTCCGGCCGCGTCGTCGCCCGCCGCTACAAGTCGCTGCTGCCGACCTACGACGTCTTCGACGAGGACCGCTACTTCGAGCCGGCCAGGGACGTGTCGCCGGTCGACGCCGGCCCATGGAAGCTGGGGCTCACGATCTGCGAGGACGTGTGGAACGACCGCGACGTGCTGCCGAGGCGCCTGTACCATCGCGACCCGGTCCGCGAGCTGGTCACGGGCGGCGCCGACGTGCTGGTCAACATCTCGGCGAGCCCGTTCACGCTCGACAAGGCGGGCGAGCGCCGGCGGCTGATCGAGCGTGACGCCGTGGAGCACGGACGCTTCTCGTTCTACGTCAACCAGGTCGGCGGCAACGACGATCTCGTGTTCGACGGCCGGTCGATCGGGTTCGGACCCGACGGCGCCGAGCTGCTGCGCGCGGCCGAGTTCGAGGAAGACATCGTCACGATCGACGTGCCGGTGGGGCAGCCGGCGGCCGCGGCCACGCCGGTCCTGCGGACCGTGTCGGCGTCGGAGCCAGAGGCGGCCTACCGTGCGCTCCGCCTCGGCCTCGGCGACTACGCGAGGAAGTGCGGCTTCTCGGGCGCGATCGTCGGCCTCTCCGGCGGCATCGACTCGGCCGTGACGGCCTGCCTCGCCGCCGAGGCGCTCGGGCCCGAGCGCGTGCTCGGCGTGGCGATGCCGTCCCGCTACTCGTCCGATCACAGCCGGCGCGACGCTGCCGAGCTGGCCGCTGCGCTGGGCATCGAGTTCATGGAGGTGCCGATCGACCCGATCTTCCAGGCGTACCTGAACGTGCTGGCACCCGTGCTGCCCGGCGGCTGCACGGGGCCGACCGAGGAGAACCTGCAGGCGCGGGTGCGCGGCGCCGTGCTGATGGCGTTCTCCAACCAGCGCGGCTGGCTCCTGCTCTCGACCGGCAACAAGTCCGAGCTGGCGGTCGGCTACTGCACGCTGTACGGCGACATGGCGGGCGGGCTGGCGGTGATCAGCGACGTGCCGAAGCTGCTCGTGTACCGGCTGGCGGACCACATCAACCGCCGCGGTGCCGTCATCCCGCAGTCGACCATCACCAAGCCGCCGAGCGCCGAGCTGCGACCCGACCAGAAGGACACCGACAGCCTGCCCCCGTACGACGTGCTCGATCCGATCATCGCGGCCTACGTCGAACAGCACCTCGACGCCGAGGCCATCGTCCGGCGGGGGTTCGACCGCGCGGTCGTCACGGACGTGATCCGCCGGATCGACGGCAGCGAGTACAAGCGCCGGCAGGCCGCGCCGGGCATCAAGATCTCCTCGAAGGCGTTCGGTACCGGACGGCGGTATCCGATCGCGGCCAACTACCGGTATTGA